A genomic segment from Malus domestica chromosome 05, GDT2T_hap1 encodes:
- the LOC114824838 gene encoding uncharacterized protein: protein MGSCFPKQLERRKAISTERKALRDLHQSVGEDFPACAYRPPDRKNWMAGINPKKVHVNTIVWPGTHDSATDKIGIPCITRPFGQCQTMSIYKQLVTGTRVLDIRVQKDRRVCHGILITYHIDVVIKDIKKFLSETKSEIILLEIRTEYGHQDPPDFDKYLVDELGEVLINQDDNVFNKTISELLPKRIICVWKPRNSPSPEAGAPLWNSVYLNDDWIDTDLPSTKFENNLKCLSEQPPISSRRFFYRVENTVTPQADNPVVCVRPVTERIHEFARLFITECFSRGIADRLQIFSTDFIDEDFVDACVAVTYSRIDHGKA, encoded by the coding sequence ATGGGTTCCTGCTTCCCTAAACAGCTCGAACGCCGGAAGGCGATCTCAACGGAGCGGAAAGCACTACGTGATCTCCACCAAAGCGTTGGTGAGGACTTCCCAGCATGTGCCTACAGGCCTCCGGACAGGAAAAATTGGATGGCGGGAATCAACCCGAAAAAAGTTCACGTAAACACAATCGTATGGCCGGGAACTCATGACTCTGCAACCGACAAGATTGGAATTCCATGCATCACTAGGCCTTTTGGACAATGCCAAACAATGTCTATATACAAACAGCTTGTCACAGGCACCAGAGTGCTTGACATTCGGGTTCAAAAAGATCGCCGGGTGTGCCACGGAATTCTTATCACATACCACATTGATGTTGTGATCAAGGACATCAAAAAATTTCTGTCCGAAACGAAGTCTGAGATCATACTCCTTGAAATCAGGACGGAATATGGGCACCAAGACCCTCCTGATTTCGATAAGTATTTGGTGGATGAGCTCGGAGAGGTCCTTATCAACCAGGACGACAATGTGTTCAACAAGACTATTTCAGAGTTGTTGCCAAAGCGAATAATATGCGTGTGGAAGCCGAGGAATTCACCTTCCCCTGAGGCAGGGGCGCCTCTGTGGAATTCTGTCTACTTGAATGACGATTGGATTGACACGGATTTGCCATCAACGAAATTCGAGAACAATTTGAAGTGTTTGAGTGAACAACCTCCAATTTCATCAAGGAGATTTTTTTACAGGGTGGAGAACACAGTGACACCTCAGGCTGATAACCCTGTTGTGTGTGTTAGGCCTGTGACCGAACGGATTCACGAGTTTGCGAGGTTGTTTATAACGGAGTGCTTCTCGAGGGGTATTGCAGATAGGTTGCAAATCTTCTCTACTGATTTTATAGATGAGGATTTTGTTGATGCATGTGTTGCTGTTACATACTCAAGAATTGATCACGGGAAAGCCTGA
- the LOC114824839 gene encoding uncharacterized protein → MEWFYPKRRGPQWKQGWTGQTLTSISAPPLHLLTIFAIVIAFLCLSQYTDYKSQMQHTTINAHLFLISFPIFLIFLVASYSSISSTGWFNSGYRPSQREAVQRAGRGGSSSSPWGVAILLVLLLVLVSYQSSVHSKWFGGRSD, encoded by the coding sequence ATGGAGTGGTTCTACCCTAAGAGGAGGGGCCCACAGTGGAAGCAAGGTTGGACTGGCCAAACCCTAACCTCAATCTCTGCACCTCCCCTACATTTGCTCACCATCTTTGCCATTGTTATTGCTTTCTTATGTCTTTCTCAGTACACCGACTACAAGTCCCAAATGCAACACACAACCATCAACGCCCACCTTTTCCTAatatcctttcctattttcttgaTATTTTTGGTAGCTTCGTACTCTTCGATTTCTTCTACCGGATGGTTCAACTCCGGGTACCGGCCTTCACAGCGCGAGGCAGTTCAACGAGCAGGCAGGGGTGGCAGCTCAAGCTCGCCGTGGGGTGTTGCCATCTTGTTGGTGCTGCTTCTGGTGTTGGTGTCTTACCAATCATCGGTTCATTCCAAGTGGTTTGGTGGGAGGTCGGATTGA
- the LOC114824837 gene encoding triosephosphate isomerase, chloroplastic yields MAVASTSLASQLSGPKSLSSYSGLRLSCSKLESSHSLSATQSLFQHLHSHLRLSSSSRKASRGVVAMAGTGKFFVGGNWKCNGTKDSISKLVADLNSAKLEPDVDVVVAPPFLYLDQVKSSLTDRIELSGQNSWVGKGGAFTGEISVEQLKDIGATWVILGHSERRHVIGEDDQFIGKKAAYALNEGLGVIACIGEKLEEREAGKTFDVCFQQLKAFADAVPSWDKIVVAYEPVWAIGTGKVASPEQAQEVHVAVRDWLKQNVSAEVASKTRIIYGGSVNGGNSAELAKKEDIDGFLVGGASLKGPEFATIVNAVTAKKVAA; encoded by the exons ATGGCGGTGGCCTCCACATCTCTAGCCTCCCAACTCTCAGGCCCTAAATCCCTCTCCTCTTACTCCGGCCTCCGGCTGTCGTGCTCCAAGCTCGAatcctctcactctctctccgcTACGCAATCCCTCTTCCAGCACCTCCACTCCCACCTCcgcctctcctcctcctcccgcAAGGCCTCCAGAGGCGTCGTCGCCATGGCCGGCACTGGAAAG TTCTTTGTTGGTGGAAACTGGAAGTGT AATGGCACAAAAGACTCCATCAGCAAGCTAGTTGCTGACTTGAACAGCGCAAAACTGGAACCGGATGTCG ATGTTGTTGTAGCACCACCATTTCTTTACTTAGATCAGGTGAAGAGCTCGTTAACAGATCGTATTGAGTTATCTGGTCAAAATTCCTGGGTTGGAAAAGGTGGGGCTTTCACAGGAGAAATCAG TGTGGAACAATTGAAGGATATTGGAGCCACATGGGTTATTCTTGGGCACTCAGAACGGAGACATGTGATTGGTGAAGATGATCAG TTTATAGGAAAGAAAGCTGCCTATGCGTTGAATGAGGGTCTCGGAGTAATTGCTTGCATTGGCGAGAAGCTAGAAGAAAGGGAAGCAGGGAAAACTTTTGACGTCTGCTTTCAGCAGCTGAAGGCTTTTGCAG ACGCAGTACCCAGCTGGGATAAGATAGTTGTTGCTTATGAGCCTGTATGGGCCATTGGGACTGGTAAGGTAGCCAGTCCAGAACAAGCTCAGGAAGTACATGTAGCTGTTCGTGATTGGCTGAAACAGAATGTGTCAGCAGAAGTTGCATCTAAAACAAGAATTATTTATGGAG GATCTGTAAATGGAGGCAATTCTGCTGAGCTCGCAAAGAAGGAAGATATTGATGGTTTTCTTGTTGGCGGTGCTTCCCTAAAG GGCCCTGAATTTGCTACTATCGTCAACGCTGTGACAGCCAAGAAAGTTGCTGCTTGA
- the LOC114824840 gene encoding transcription factor bHLH121, whose protein sequence is MPGGTGRLRVCHQRSKKTTFWQIRFARYKLHLDTTPENNVLPSILFIYFLHHVDRLSLSLMDQLKHENFNQSAQPPFSFAAEFPQPASDRRLPPTRSQPNSSQRPEGEVNDCLTARKIQKADREKLRRDRLNEQFLELGNVLDPDRPKNDKATIIADTIQALKDLTLEVDKLKSECVSLTEESRELTHEKNDLREEKASLKSDIEDLNAQYQQRLRTMFPWGAMDHSVVMAPPSYPYPMPMTMPMPMPMQMPPRPMPMHPHMQPYHYFGNQNPGVIPNPCSTYLPYITPNTLVEQQSTQYVSPVVHPGSQSQVSGKQDAINKSPGESQVHKSEDSIDVTTELELKTPGSTSDQDLSSVRRKSKKSARLENREGSSSSRCSSSRSVQDSSSNSVVGGKKADD, encoded by the exons ATGCCCGGTGGCACCGGGCGACTGCGAGTCTGTCACCAGAGAAGCAAAAAAACGACGTTCTGGCAGATAAGATTCGCTCGTTACAAATTGCATTTGGACACGACACCTGAAAACAATGTGCTGCCTTCAATTCTCTTCATCTACTTCCTCCACCATGTAgacagactctctctctctctcatggatCAGCTCAAACACGAAAACTTCAACCAATCCGCGCAGCCTCCGTTCTCATTCGCCGCCGAATTTCCGCAGCCCGCTTCCGATCGCCGCTTGCCCCCTACTCGCtcccaacccaattcaag CCAAAGGCCTGAGGGGGAAGTTAATGATTGTCTAACTGCTAGAAAGATTCAGAAGGCTGACCGGGAGAAGTTGAGGAGGGATCGACTAAATGAGCAGTTtcttgagttgggaaatgtcctAG ATCCGGACAGACCCAAAAATGACAAAGCAACCATTATAGCGGACACAATTCAAGCGCTGAAGGATTTGACATTAGAAGTAGACAAACTTAAATCTGAGTGTGTTTCTCTAACCGAAGAGTCTCGTGAG TTGACACATGAGAAAAATGACCTTAGAGAAGAGAAGGCATCTCTTAAATCTGACATCGAGGACCTTAATGCTCAGTATCAGCAGAGACTCAGGACTATGTTCCCTTGGGGTGCTATGGATCACTCAGTTGTAATGGCCCCACCTTCATATCCATATCCAATGCCGATGACAATGCCAATGCCAATGCCCATGCAAATGCCTCCACGACCAATGCCCATGCATCCACATATGCAGCCATACCATTATTTCGGAAACCAGAATCCTGGGGTCATTCCGAACCCCTGCTCAACTTATCTTCCATATATTACTCCTAATACTCTGGTTGAGCAGCAGTCCACCCAATATGTATCTCCAGTAGTGCATCCAGGAAGCCAGTCTCAAGTTTCAGGCAAACAAGATGCTATAAACAAATCACCCGGGGAGAGCCAGGTTCACAAAAGTGAGGATTCAATCGATGTCACGACAGAACTAGAGTTGAAGACTCCTGGATCTACTTCGGATCAG gatttgtcaTCAGTACGAAGAAAATCTAAAAAGTCAGCGAGGCTGGAAAACAGAGAAGGCAGTTCGTCAAGTAGATGTTCTTCTTCTCGTAGTGTACAGGATAGCTCATCTAATAGTGTAGTTGGTGGCAAAAAGGCTGACGACTGA